In Yamadazyma tenuis chromosome 7, complete sequence, the sequence TTCCACCGTCTTTGATGTGGAAGTAGTCGGAAGGGAAATGCTTGGAAACTTTATGGAAGCTTTCTGGTAAATCTATCATTTTGTCTCTAGCAGCGGCGACTATTCTTGCTTTGGTCTCATCACTTAGCAAGTCATAGTAGACGATTTGGATTGGATAGTGGTTGCTCAACGCTCTTAATAGGTGAATGAATCTCAcagtatcatcaacatgTTTGTCTCCGATCGATAGTACAATACCCTTTCCATTCAACagatttttgaatttgttgaagaagcatggCCCATTCTCAGCGaaggtggatttggagaagtccttggtggaccccttgaacttggagtttgtggccTTGAACACCTCAGGATAATGAACAAATTCACCTAGATCTGGAGGAGATAGAAATATTTCACCAGTCCACCGTTCATAAATAGGATAAGAATGAGACACCCATTTATAGATTCTGCTTTCCAACTCACTACAGGATTTGAAACCCAGATCGTTGATTAAcagttcatcatcgtcgGCCTTGAACTCAGTGTGATCTATGTTGTCAGCCACTTTTTctatcaattcattggcttTGTTCATGATGTACCTATTATCACTGGTGACATagcacttgttgaaaatccgTAAATGGGACAAGTAGTCTACAATCTTCTGTTCTGTCTTCATGGTTCGTTCccagaactcattgaactcttcttcagcaagtCGTTTCACGTCTTTGCGGACTTTCTCGTCGTCgaaattgatcttgtcgTATTCTAAGTTTGACATTTGGGCATATTTGTACCTTatttttttggaattctcTTTTTCGAACAGCTGTAAGTCAAATGTATCACGATGTTCAAGAGGGAAGTCTTCATTgggatccacaaaccagTTGTGGTCTCGCACAAATAGGTTCTTAAAGTACAAGTTGCATCTCTCAGTGAAATCGAGGTTTGTTAGAATGTCTGATAATGCATGCTTCTCCAACATTTGGTCATACACACTCGAATGGCTATCAATACTCCTGGTATCCTCGATTCCCAACGTTTGCActaacttcttgatggcacaatcttcaaacacatcgattttgttgaCCCTCAGAGGACTAGACAACCCTGCATTTGGAGTCAGTTCCAGGTGGTAAATGGACGTGCCCGACTCACTAGAATCATTCAAAGTGTAGTCATAGATCCAGATACCAGCTGAAACTATCCAAAAAACGATGAATCCGTAGAAAAAAAACCTTCGATTGTGACTAATGTTGAATAGTTTCCCCATAATATGAGACAAATCACCCTATATCTTGATAAGTGTTGACAAAACGCCGGGAGACCATTTATAAATAAGGAACATAATCACTTTGAGCTATAAACGTGTCAGGTGTAACTGTGAGTGGAGCGGTAAGAGGCAATTGGGATGTGTTCGGAAAGGGGGATGTAATGCGACAAAAGGGGTCTTCTGGTCCCTGTTTTTCCGTCAGACTTTGCAGATAAGGAGTATCATAACCATAAAATCTCATTAGCGTTTGAAAGTCAGATATGCAGATACGAGAAATGATGTTAATTAGGcatgatgatattaccTCTTTGAGTGCTTAGGACCAGCTCAAAATATTCCCAATGAGGCAAATGGCTGAGTACATGACACTATCTGTGAAATGTTGCCTCCAAAGAGTAGTGGATCACAAATAATTCCCCCATAAGGATGAAAAGGACTTCATATGCTGGAATATTTTTCTCGTTAACAATAGACTGAAAATCATCTTAATTCAGCACTGTGGTTATCAGGTCATGTCGGTCTTCGGGGCGGCCAACAATTTCTATTATCCAATTGCCTAAATGGTCCGGTCAGCTGGTTATCTGTTAAACCCCACTGTGGTTCAAACGGAAATCTGTAGATGTTTTGGGTTGTATTTCTAGGATCTGCGGCATTAATTATCACCATCCGCGGTTAATATGCAAACTTACCATGAGACTAAGGCGGAATCCCTATgtcattgaagaatgtAGATCCGTTTTTGATTTAGTGTACCACTACGGAACAAAGGCGGGGTGCTTCGAACTGGTAACCGTGCATTCTGCATCAACTTTTATCTCCTCCTTCAGCTCAAATTTCAAACCGATGGTCATTTTTGGCTATAGAGAGAAAAAGAAATGGCTTGTTTTAGAAAAACTTATGGTCCCTAGGTACAAGTCTTTACTTTTCGAGAAGTGTCAACATTATTTAGCTTTTTTTCTGTTATATTTTCTATCAATAACATCTTCCGAAGTAAGAGTATGAACCTTTTGAGAATGGCTCGTCATTTCACATTTTGATTAGAGTTCTCTTTTGGGAATACTGTGACTCAGGTGTTATCTAAGGCACCAATAGAGATAAGCTGAAAAATGTCGAAATGTCCAAGTCAAGTAATGCCCTTTTTGTCAATAGGTGGCTATCCTCATTGagttctctttctttgaaggaCGGAAATTGTTTCTGGACGGCCTCGTGTAAGCTTTAATCTTATTTTCATTTGTATTTACTAATATAGTTACCCATTCTGGTATGACCTGGCTGTGTCTTAATAAGGTGATTGGAAAAATGTGTAATATCTTCTGATCATCAATACTACTTATATTACTTGGGTTCCCGAATACTGATGTCAGACAATAATGAGCATTTGGTTTACAATAAACGTTCTTGTAATAGTTCAATTCCTTTGTGCGGTAGCCACTGCTGACACTATAGGGGGATGTAGTCCCCCATCGGTTGATAAAGGCCTATACGCCGAATATATCAACACGaccattgaagaatattcTTTTCTGAATCAGTCTGGGGCTGCAGCTGCTCTTTCTGCAATTGACAATTCCGAAGCAGGACTTTCCTGGGGAGGGGTTACTAGtcaaaacttcaactttaCAATACTGACTAGGGATGCCGTATATCGGGACCTATATGGAAAAACAGTTAACGTAGCGTACTTTGCTTTGAGACTCTCAGGATACTTTTACGCCACTACAACCGGAGACTACACTTTCGATATAAGTTATGCTGATGATGCTGCATCTATTACGCTTGGAGCAGGGGTTGCTATGGATTGTTGTGGACTGGGACCGCTCACAGGAAATCTTGACGAAAATGCTTATTACATTCAAGGTAGTGGAAGTACAACTGCTACGGAGACAGTTACACTTACAGCAGGTGTCTATTATCCTATTAAGATCGTCTACTACCAAGAAGGTGGGCCATCTAGGTTTACCATGTCTGTAACCTATCCTGATGATATAACGCACACATCTGATATTGACTGGTATAGCTCAACAGACAATAGCACATCATGTCCTTATTCGGTTACTACAACTGTTACATGGACCGGAACAGATACTGAGACTGTTACTGTAACAGGCTCAGATGGTGATGTGACTGTTACTGTTGAAATACCAGAATCAAGAACGACCACTACTGAGGTGTGGACAGGTTCAGAAACCACTActactaccatctacccatccaacccaagtgatcccaTAACTGTCCGtatcaagactccagaaaCAACAACGACCACTACTGAGGTGTGGACAGGTTCAGAAactaccactactaccatctacccatccaacccaagtgatcccgtaactgttgacatcaagactccagaaaCAACAACGACCACTACTGAGGTGTGGACAGGCACAGATACTACTActactaccatctacccatccaacccaagtgatcccgtaactgttgacatcaagactccagaatctaCAACGACTactactgaaccatggacaggcACAGATACTACTActactaccatctacccatccaacccaagtgatcccgTAACTGTggacatcaagactcctGAATCAACAACTACAACGACTAGTTATGGATCTATTGATACAACCTATACTCTAACTCCTTCCgatccaagtgatcctaAGACTGTCGTTATAATAACATCCACTCCCACACCAACAAGTACACCACTTACCAGCACTTCGTTATCAAGCCTGTCCTTCCACTGGACAAACTCAACTACTCCAATACCATCTTCGAGTACTCCTTCGTCTACAGTTCCATCTTCTAGTATTGCTTCTCCTTCTAGTTCAGcagcatcttcaagtgttcCATCTACACCAGTACCATCTTCGAGTATTCCATCTACACAAACTCCTTCGGGAAGTATTATCACTATcactactccatggaccGGCTCTGAtacttcaacttacactacaactggaaccgatggtaaaaCAACTATTGTCAAGGAAACGCCTGTCCCAACTGTCAccactccatggactggctctaccacatccttttacactacaactggaaccgatggtaaccCAACTATTGTCAAGGAAACCCCTGAAGCGCACACTACAAtcccatggactggttcattcacTTCGACATACACTACTACAGGTACTGATGGTAACccaactgtggttgttgaaaccccTGAAGCGCACACTACAAtcccatggactggttcattcacTTCGACATACACTACTACAGGTACTGATGGTAACccaactgtggttgttgaaactcctgAAGCGCACACTACAATCCCATGGATTGGTTCATTCACTTCGACATACACTACTACAGGTACTGATGGTAACccaactgtggttgttgaaactcctgAAGTGCACACCACTattccatggactggttcattcacTTCGACATACACTACTACAGGACCTGATGGTGAACCAACCGTTgtcgttgaaactccagaacctGTGGTCACCGAGACAGAcgtcaccaccatcatcttaCCATGCACTTGTAAGGAaccttcaaccaccacaacaactggtgatgatggtaagaAGACCGTTGTATGTAACGTCCCACACTCATTAGTGTCCACTGTCGTGGTAACTGAACCATGCACAAATGCCGCTGGAGATGTCACCGTCACAACATATACGACTTTCACTGTCGCTGCTGCTGTCACTGCTAACCCTACTGAAACCGttgctccaactggtgCTAAAGGTAGTGGTGCTGAAGCTGAAGCTAGTGGTGCTGAAGCTGAAGCTAGTGGTGCTGAAGCTAGTGGTGCTGAAGCTGCTTCGGCAGGTAATGGCTCTGATActtcaccacaagaagtctccacTTACGAGGCCATGGGTTCAaaaaacacatacacattcttggctgtgttatccgctcttttgtggatatccTTTTGAATCAATCCAATGGAACCTGGATATGATTTATACATGAGAAACGTGATTGTTTatgaatgtttggttattataatttctctttgtctagTTCTTTCGCTTACTAATACTTGATACAGTATTAATATACTTTCCCCTccatgaagttgaaggttaACCTTAACACCTACTACTTAAAGATTACGTATGTAAGACGCAGAGTTTTTACCAGCACAAACCCTATCACAATGGACTTGAGGTGGTATCGAGGTGCCGATTATTTGGCAGGGAGCGAAAACCCTCTTACG encodes:
- the MNN13_13 gene encoding mannosyltransferase (EggNog:ENOG503NZ5A; COG:S); this encodes MGDLSHIMGKLFNISHNRRFFFYGFIVFWIVSAGIWIYDYTLNDSSESGTSIYHSESTPNAGLSSPSRVNKIDVFEDCAIKKLVQTLGIEDTRSIDSHSSVYDQMLEKHALSDILTNLDFTERCNLYFKNLFVRDHNWFVDPNEDFPLEHRDTFDLQSFEKENSKKIRYKYAQMSNLEYDKINFDDEKVRKDVKRLAEEEFNEFWERTMKTEQKIVDYLSHLRIFNKCYVTSDNRYIMNKANELIEKVADNIDHTEFKADDDESLINDSGFKSCSELESRIYKWVSHSYPIYERWTGEIFLSPPDLGEFVHYPEVFKATNSKFKGSTKDFSKSTFAENGPCFFNKFKNSLNGKGIVLSIGDKHVDDTVRFIHLLRALSNHYPIQIVYYDLLSDETKARIVAAARDKMIDLPESFHKVSKHFPSDYFHIKDGGMPKQEVWFVKTYNTIHDNFKDKFKMFANKFLATLFNSFEEFILVDADTVLLQNPSEFFDLKDYKTTGAYFFKDRTARAFRPPGDTKFFQKITPSILDNLMFDIPIITQKTLGLEFFDGMSHFMESGVVLINRHLHFNSILTMLQLNFFKPVTSRVHGDKEIFWLGFAASGDEDYHFNKNFAASIGTLTSPEERLTSEGNLKKSQELCSPHSGHLDENGNLLWFNSGFKFCGKSELVNFDTEVKKHDHFKFLKDAESMREYYESSLILRNAVIPPFNIKSEIRAGNSVEEPVEGWHMERGYCHSYLWCAYSSIGGPTSDGQDNTQVGQVFEFDQESIDLYSYLGDIWVGNE